Proteins from a genomic interval of Gordonia sp. SL306:
- a CDS encoding MarR family winged helix-turn-helix transcriptional regulator — MRADSGAADQALSSTELDIWRAVVKGGWGLLAEINTAMSAEGMSQADLRVLEALGDSHTRGISELAADVHMTVSTVSRQIARLIADGLVERVECGTDARHRYVRITECGLAARDRHVSVRNDLIRRLVVDRVTADEYQTLGEVFRKINGGLSDLPE, encoded by the coding sequence ATGCGCGCCGATTCCGGAGCGGCCGATCAGGCCTTGAGTTCCACGGAGCTGGATATCTGGCGGGCCGTGGTCAAGGGTGGCTGGGGTCTGCTGGCGGAGATCAACACTGCGATGTCGGCCGAGGGGATGTCCCAGGCCGATCTGCGCGTGCTCGAGGCGCTCGGCGATTCCCACACGCGTGGCATCAGTGAGCTCGCCGCAGACGTGCACATGACGGTGAGTACCGTGTCGCGGCAGATCGCGCGGCTCATCGCCGACGGCCTGGTCGAGCGGGTCGAATGCGGGACCGACGCCCGGCATCGGTACGTCCGCATCACCGAATGCGGTCTGGCTGCGCGGGATCGGCATGTGTCGGTACGCAACGACCTGATCCGGCGGCTCGTGGTCGACCGGGTGACGGCCGACGAGTACCAGACTCTCGGAGAGGTGTTCCGCAAGATCAACGGTGGGCTGTCGGACCTGCCGGAGTGA
- a CDS encoding NAD(P)H-quinone oxidoreductase, with protein MRAIAGTDQLSVTALPDPEPEPTEVVIDVVAAGVNRADLLQRAGHYPPPPGAVDTLGLEVSGRISAVGRNVSNWSIGDEVCALLAGGGYAEKVAVPAVQVLPKPLGVDLTSAAALPEVACTVASNLFDTAHLDTGELLLIHGGSSGIGTHATQVAHALGIRVAVTARTSDKLARCQDLGADILINYSTDDFVRVVRDSGGADVILDIMGAAYLERNVKALRTGGRLVIIGMQGGIKAELPIGTLLSKRAAVHGTMLRSRPVEGAGSKAEVVATTRRVTWPLIDEGTVRPIVDSTFPLDDVEAAHARLDSGDAIGKVLLTME; from the coding sequence GTGCGCGCCATAGCCGGAACCGACCAGCTCTCCGTGACCGCCCTGCCCGACCCGGAGCCCGAGCCGACCGAAGTGGTCATCGACGTCGTCGCCGCGGGAGTCAATCGGGCCGATCTCCTCCAGCGAGCCGGTCACTATCCGCCACCGCCCGGTGCGGTCGACACGCTCGGCCTCGAGGTGTCGGGGCGGATCTCCGCGGTCGGACGGAACGTCTCGAACTGGTCGATCGGCGACGAGGTGTGCGCCCTGCTGGCCGGTGGTGGCTACGCCGAGAAGGTGGCCGTGCCTGCCGTGCAGGTGCTGCCGAAGCCCCTGGGCGTCGACCTGACCTCCGCTGCCGCATTGCCCGAGGTCGCCTGCACCGTGGCGTCGAACCTGTTCGACACCGCGCACCTGGACACCGGTGAGTTGCTGCTGATCCACGGCGGATCGAGCGGCATCGGCACCCACGCGACCCAGGTCGCCCATGCGCTGGGGATCAGGGTCGCGGTCACCGCTCGCACCTCCGACAAGCTCGCCCGCTGCCAGGATCTCGGCGCCGACATCCTGATCAACTACTCGACCGACGACTTCGTCCGGGTCGTCCGCGACAGCGGCGGCGCCGACGTCATCCTCGACATCATGGGTGCGGCCTATCTCGAGCGGAACGTCAAGGCGCTGCGAACCGGTGGACGGCTGGTGATCATCGGGATGCAGGGCGGGATCAAGGCCGAATTGCCGATCGGCACACTGCTCTCCAAACGCGCCGCCGTCCACGGCACGATGCTGCGGTCCCGCCCCGTCGAGGGCGCGGGCTCCAAGGCGGAGGTGGTCGCGACGACCCGACGGGTCACCTGGCCGCTCATCGACGAGGGGACGGTTCGTCCGATCGTCGACTCGACGTTCCCGCTCGACGACGTCGAGGCCGCACATGCACGCCTCGACAGTGGCGACGCGATCGGCAAGGTGCTGCTGACGATGGAGTGA
- a CDS encoding MarR family winged helix-turn-helix transcriptional regulator: MPAPEGLSEEEMRAWLAVLVGTMRLINHLDERLTADNGISYAEYRTMVSIAREGPQRMSELAQEGMVSRSGISRLVARLVALGYVEQFTEDSDGRSRLVRLTDSGRGLAAAATTDHIARIRRHLFDRIDEGEVRTLESVFGKVDASLTGPFQ, translated from the coding sequence ATGCCCGCACCTGAGGGGTTGTCGGAGGAGGAGATGCGCGCCTGGCTGGCCGTTCTGGTCGGCACGATGCGGCTGATCAATCACCTCGACGAACGGCTGACCGCCGACAACGGGATCAGCTATGCGGAGTATCGGACGATGGTCTCCATCGCGCGGGAGGGGCCGCAGCGGATGTCGGAGCTCGCCCAAGAGGGAATGGTCTCCCGCAGCGGTATCAGCCGCTTGGTCGCGCGGCTGGTGGCTCTCGGCTACGTCGAACAGTTCACCGAGGACTCCGATGGACGCAGTCGGCTCGTCCGGCTGACCGACTCCGGACGCGGCCTGGCGGCGGCAGCGACCACCGATCACATCGCGCGGATTCGCAGGCACCTTTTCGACCGGATCGACGAGGGTGAAGTGCGTACGCTCGAGTCGGTGTTCGGCAAGGTCGATGCGAGTCTGACGGGCCCGTTCCAGTAG
- a CDS encoding multidrug effflux MFS transporter, producing the protein MTTTTTRDGLGPRLLLALALLSATAPIATDLYLPSFLEVKESLHTDATSVQLTLTAFLVGVAVGQVLWGPVSDRYGRRRPLLIGSAAAVLAGIVVVAAPTIEVLIAARFIQAVAAAAGMVIARAIIADLLVGFAGARSMTLMMTIQSLAPVIAPVVGGVLAGHVSWRGVLAVILAATVVQLIMAVTSVPETLAATDRAPRLGYRDLLGRFRRPAFLAYVFTQAFAFGSLMAYISSSSFVYQRVLGTSSVVYGLCFAVNALGMTIAGLVAARLSRRRVHPAHTIRIAVPVLLVASGCVLGAALSPVPVLLVVPLFVAVTSVGFVMGNSAALAMEHTRDAAGAGSAVLGGLMFLVGGVVSPLGGLAGDDTAVPMACVMVCSAVVAQICFVAARRHAARHPEGEAAFVS; encoded by the coding sequence GTGACCACGACCACGACCCGCGACGGCCTGGGGCCGCGGCTGCTCCTGGCCCTGGCGCTGCTCTCGGCAACCGCGCCGATAGCGACGGATCTCTACCTCCCGTCCTTCCTGGAGGTCAAGGAATCGCTCCACACCGACGCCACGTCCGTGCAGCTGACACTCACGGCGTTCCTGGTGGGGGTCGCGGTCGGGCAGGTGCTGTGGGGTCCGGTCTCGGACCGCTACGGCAGGCGTCGCCCGCTGCTGATCGGCTCGGCCGCCGCGGTTCTCGCGGGCATCGTGGTGGTGGCGGCACCGACCATCGAGGTTCTCATCGCCGCCCGCTTCATCCAGGCCGTTGCGGCGGCGGCGGGCATGGTCATCGCCCGGGCCATCATCGCCGACCTCTTGGTCGGGTTCGCCGGCGCACGATCGATGACGCTGATGATGACCATCCAGAGTCTCGCCCCGGTGATCGCACCCGTTGTCGGGGGTGTCCTGGCCGGGCATGTCTCGTGGCGTGGCGTCCTCGCGGTGATCCTGGCGGCCACCGTGGTGCAGCTCATCATGGCGGTGACGTCCGTTCCGGAGACCCTCGCCGCGACGGACCGCGCGCCACGCCTCGGCTACCGCGACCTGCTCGGCCGGTTCCGGCGGCCGGCATTCCTCGCCTACGTCTTCACCCAGGCCTTCGCGTTCGGCTCGCTCATGGCCTACATCTCGAGCTCGTCGTTCGTCTATCAGCGGGTACTGGGCACGTCATCGGTGGTCTACGGACTGTGTTTCGCGGTGAACGCGCTGGGGATGACCATCGCGGGTCTGGTGGCCGCCCGACTGTCCCGCAGGCGCGTGCACCCGGCTCACACGATCCGGATCGCGGTGCCGGTGTTGCTTGTCGCGTCGGGGTGCGTGCTCGGTGCGGCACTCTCACCGGTGCCGGTCCTGCTCGTCGTGCCGCTTTTCGTGGCAGTGACGTCCGTCGGCTTCGTGATGGGCAACAGCGCGGCGCTCGCGATGGAACACACCCGCGATGCAGCAGGCGCCGGGAGCGCCGTGCTGGGCGGTCTGATGTTTCTCGTCGGCGGTGTGGTCTCGCCCCTCGGCGGTCTCGCAGGCGACGACACCGCCGTCCCGATGGCCTGCGTGATGGTCTGCTCCGCCGTGGTGGCGCAGATCTGTTTTGTCGCTGCCCGACGACACGCGGCCCGTCATCCGGAGGGGGAGGCGGCCTTCGTCAGCTGA
- a CDS encoding DUF5701 family protein encodes MDTTTVHLPDLPTQARRLVDLGVARLAGIDDASIIDAAAAAADTGNALLVPHPELLAPSAAATLLTRADKPGFVVVDMTDLDEFTPITGIDPPMGPFYLVTGIDRGDEMANWSPDEALPAITGAARTPLTIGEGIAWLLQQPRQLEPNRCFMTIGSRLRKRDGRLDARTPAIWISGGTGRDGRERKGAPKVGWCWAGNRHTWLGFASAADRRAIS; translated from the coding sequence GTGGATACGACGACCGTTCACCTGCCCGACCTCCCGACACAGGCCCGTCGCCTCGTCGACCTCGGCGTCGCGCGACTCGCCGGCATCGACGACGCATCGATCATCGACGCCGCGGCAGCCGCGGCCGACACCGGCAACGCTCTGCTCGTCCCACACCCGGAACTCCTCGCGCCATCGGCGGCCGCAACACTGCTCACCCGTGCCGACAAACCCGGATTCGTCGTCGTCGACATGACCGACCTCGACGAGTTCACACCGATCACGGGCATCGATCCACCGATGGGCCCGTTCTACCTGGTCACCGGCATCGATCGCGGCGACGAGATGGCGAACTGGAGTCCCGACGAGGCGCTCCCGGCGATCACCGGCGCTGCCCGCACCCCGCTGACGATCGGCGAAGGGATCGCCTGGCTCCTGCAGCAGCCCAGACAGCTCGAGCCGAATCGGTGCTTCATGACCATCGGCTCTCGGCTGCGGAAGCGGGACGGACGCCTCGACGCCCGCACCCCGGCGATCTGGATCTCCGGGGGCACCGGCAGGGACGGACGCGAGCGCAAGGGCGCGCCGAAGGTCGGCTGGTGCTGGGCGGGTAATCGCCACACGTGGCTGGGGTTCGCCTCGGCAGCGGATCGTCGGGCCATCAGCTGA
- a CDS encoding class I SAM-dependent methyltransferase produces MSIDNITTDQALKNKHRALWASGDYPAVADVIAALGPRLADAAAIGPDDRVVDIAAGAGNVAIPAARTGAHVVATDLTPELLEIGESRAPDLGIIWRTADAEDLPFDQGTFDVAVSCVGVMFAPHHQRCADELIRVCRPGGRIGLINWTPTGFIGQLFSVMKPYAPPPPPGASPGVLWGDADHVRTLFGDRIHDVTATTETVPISRFADGAAFRDFFKATYGPTIATYKAIGDDPTRVAELDAAMAALADDHIADGQMAWEYLLVTGTVAG; encoded by the coding sequence ATGTCCATCGACAACATCACCACCGACCAGGCGCTGAAGAACAAGCACCGCGCACTCTGGGCGTCCGGCGATTACCCGGCCGTCGCCGATGTGATCGCGGCGCTGGGCCCGCGCCTCGCCGATGCCGCCGCGATCGGCCCCGACGACCGAGTGGTCGACATCGCCGCGGGCGCAGGCAATGTGGCCATCCCGGCCGCGCGGACCGGGGCACACGTCGTCGCGACCGACCTCACCCCCGAACTGCTGGAGATCGGCGAGTCTCGGGCACCCGATCTCGGAATCATCTGGCGCACTGCCGACGCCGAGGACCTGCCATTCGACCAGGGCACCTTCGACGTCGCCGTCTCGTGTGTCGGCGTGATGTTCGCGCCGCATCATCAGCGCTGCGCCGACGAACTGATCCGGGTCTGTCGGCCCGGTGGTCGGATCGGCCTGATCAACTGGACGCCCACCGGCTTCATCGGCCAGTTGTTCTCCGTCATGAAGCCCTACGCACCGCCGCCACCTCCCGGCGCGAGCCCCGGTGTGCTGTGGGGAGACGCCGACCATGTCCGCACCCTGTTCGGCGATCGCATCCACGACGTCACCGCCACCACCGAGACGGTCCCGATCAGTCGATTCGCCGACGGTGCCGCATTCCGGGACTTCTTCAAGGCGACATACGGACCGACCATCGCGACCTACAAGGCGATCGGCGACGATCCGACACGGGTTGCGGAACTCGACGCCGCGATGGCAGCCTTGGCCGACGACCACATCGCCGACGGACAGATGGCCTGGGAGTACCTGCTGGTCACCGGCACCGTCGCCGGCTAG
- a CDS encoding winged helix-turn-helix transcriptional regulator yields the protein MTSYGQFCPVAKAMELLDERWTILVVRELLLGSRHFNELRRGVPKMSPALLTKRLRGLERAGVVRRSEVGGRSVYTLTDKGEELTEVVTALSAWGTRWIGELGDADLDPHLLMWDIHRTVPIDRWPRRRTMVEFNFRDVIGKEGSWWLVVSDGEAQVCDFNPGYDVDATVVTDLRTLTEVWRGDIDWRTGLRDDRITVLAPSDVRRDVPDWIGQSMASAIPRPA from the coding sequence ATGACCTCCTATGGACAATTCTGCCCGGTCGCCAAGGCGATGGAGCTGCTCGATGAGCGCTGGACGATCCTTGTCGTTCGTGAACTCCTCTTGGGCAGTAGGCATTTCAACGAACTCCGGCGGGGCGTGCCCAAGATGTCGCCTGCGTTGCTGACCAAGCGGCTGCGCGGGCTCGAACGCGCGGGAGTGGTGCGACGATCCGAGGTCGGCGGTCGGTCGGTATACACATTGACCGACAAGGGCGAGGAACTCACCGAGGTGGTGACCGCCCTGAGCGCCTGGGGTACGCGCTGGATCGGGGAGCTCGGCGACGCCGACCTGGACCCGCATCTGTTGATGTGGGACATCCACCGCACCGTGCCCATCGACCGCTGGCCCCGACGGCGCACCATGGTGGAGTTCAACTTTCGCGATGTCATCGGCAAGGAGGGCTCGTGGTGGCTGGTGGTCAGCGACGGCGAGGCCCAGGTCTGCGATTTCAATCCCGGCTATGACGTCGACGCCACCGTCGTCACCGATCTGCGCACCCTCACCGAGGTGTGGCGCGGTGACATCGACTGGCGAACCGGCCTGCGCGACGACCGGATAACGGTTCTGGCGCCGTCGGACGTGCGGCGCGACGTGCCGGACTGGATCGGTCAGAGCATGGCGTCGGCGATCCCGCGTCCCGCCTGA
- a CDS encoding magnesium transporter CorA family protein, with the protein MSERIRGQIWRDGEKVDGFELSKVSDCLEDSDLLVWADLECPTSETMATLADELDLDPFAIEDTTATAERVKTVAYAHHTFLMVYAVVLKGADTDQRPEAQKSPAEQAKAFDLHRISVFVKGNALITVRRTADFDIDTVVQRWDDIGGEQYGIGALLHGLLDVVVDGHFDAVQQLDDAMEDLEGLLFDERVAGRALQRQTYDLRKDLVLLRRVVLPMREVIGGIQRRRFENKAPPELDPHFSDLYDHALRAAEWTESLRDMVTTIFETNLSLADARLNTVMKKLTAWAAIIAVPTAITGFYGQNVPYPGYDHTIGFVTSTVLIVAIVVGLYLSFRRRDYL; encoded by the coding sequence ATGTCGGAACGAATCCGCGGACAGATCTGGCGCGACGGCGAAAAGGTCGACGGATTCGAGCTGAGCAAGGTCTCCGACTGCCTCGAGGATTCCGATCTGCTCGTCTGGGCCGACCTGGAATGCCCCACCAGCGAGACGATGGCGACCCTCGCCGACGAACTCGACCTCGACCCCTTCGCGATCGAGGACACCACGGCCACCGCGGAACGGGTCAAGACCGTCGCGTACGCCCACCACACCTTCCTGATGGTCTATGCCGTCGTACTGAAGGGCGCGGACACCGACCAGCGGCCCGAAGCCCAGAAGTCACCGGCCGAACAGGCCAAAGCATTTGATCTGCATCGCATCTCGGTGTTCGTCAAAGGTAATGCGCTGATCACCGTTCGACGGACCGCCGATTTCGACATCGACACGGTGGTGCAGCGGTGGGACGACATCGGTGGCGAGCAATACGGGATCGGGGCGTTGCTGCACGGACTTCTCGACGTCGTCGTCGACGGTCATTTCGATGCGGTCCAGCAACTCGACGACGCGATGGAAGACCTCGAGGGACTGCTCTTCGACGAGCGGGTCGCGGGTCGCGCACTCCAGCGTCAGACCTACGATCTCCGCAAGGATCTGGTGCTGCTGCGGCGGGTGGTCCTGCCGATGCGGGAGGTCATCGGAGGTATCCAGCGTCGGCGATTCGAGAACAAGGCTCCTCCCGAGCTCGATCCACACTTCTCCGACCTCTACGACCACGCGCTGCGCGCGGCGGAGTGGACGGAGTCGTTGCGCGACATGGTCACCACGATCTTCGAGACCAACCTGTCACTCGCGGACGCACGGCTCAACACGGTGATGAAGAAGCTGACGGCGTGGGCCGCGATCATCGCCGTACCGACGGCGATCACCGGGTTCTACGGCCAGAACGTGCCGTACCCGGGCTACGACCACACCATCGGATTCGTCACCAGCACCGTGCTGATCGTGGCAATCGTGGTAGGTCTCTACCTCAGCTTCCGCCGGCGCGACTACCTCTGA
- a CDS encoding acyltransferase family protein yields the protein MAARIPSLTGIRTVAALSVCLTHAAFWTGHYTDDFLGRLMSRFEVGVAIFFVLSGYLLFSPWVTALAEGRGAPSAGRYFWHRARRILPAYWITVVVVYALYLFYEPADASPTGTGWSGFLRNMTLTQVYGFGHLHSGLTQMWSLAAEVVFYLVLPPIAWLVVSVVCRRRWRPDLLIVGLLALLLVSPIWSVVVAGSAGVDVTARLWAPAFFGWFVAGMLLAVCVYLIRRWDATVSVAIAVGAFVLSATSIAGEPTITPTTASATVVKHLLYLVIAVGLIGPLTVRDQSDWWARVCGSRPMVWLGEISYEFFLVHVVVLEIVMDVLGFGVFSGSMPIAFLAATAVSIPVAWLLHRLTAPLWRARTPGLSHSRG from the coding sequence ATGGCCGCGCGGATCCCATCTCTCACCGGAATCCGGACCGTGGCGGCGCTCTCGGTCTGCCTCACCCACGCCGCTTTCTGGACGGGCCACTACACCGATGACTTCCTCGGCAGACTCATGTCGCGCTTCGAGGTCGGCGTCGCCATCTTCTTCGTGTTGTCCGGATACCTGCTGTTCTCGCCGTGGGTGACCGCGCTCGCCGAGGGGCGCGGCGCACCGTCGGCCGGGCGCTACTTCTGGCACCGGGCGCGACGCATCCTGCCGGCCTACTGGATCACGGTCGTGGTGGTGTATGCCCTCTACCTCTTCTACGAACCCGCCGACGCGTCGCCGACCGGCACCGGGTGGTCCGGCTTCCTGCGCAACATGACGCTCACCCAGGTCTATGGGTTCGGCCACCTGCACTCCGGTCTCACGCAGATGTGGAGTCTGGCCGCGGAGGTGGTCTTCTACCTGGTGCTGCCACCGATCGCGTGGCTCGTCGTATCAGTGGTCTGTCGTCGACGATGGCGTCCGGATCTGCTGATCGTCGGGTTGCTGGCGCTGCTGCTGGTGTCGCCGATCTGGTCGGTGGTGGTCGCCGGCAGCGCCGGGGTCGATGTGACCGCGCGACTGTGGGCACCGGCGTTCTTCGGCTGGTTCGTCGCGGGGATGCTGCTCGCGGTGTGCGTGTACCTGATCCGACGCTGGGATGCGACGGTGTCGGTGGCGATCGCGGTGGGAGCGTTCGTGCTGTCGGCGACCTCGATCGCCGGTGAACCCACCATCACCCCGACCACCGCGTCGGCGACGGTCGTCAAGCACCTGCTCTACCTGGTGATCGCCGTCGGCCTGATCGGCCCGCTGACCGTTCGCGATCAGTCGGACTGGTGGGCCCGGGTGTGCGGGAGTCGTCCGATGGTGTGGCTCGGCGAGATCTCGTACGAGTTCTTCCTCGTGCATGTCGTGGTGCTGGAGATCGTCATGGACGTGCTCGGCTTCGGTGTGTTCAGCGGGTCGATGCCGATCGCGTTCCTCGCCGCGACCGCGGTCAGCATTCCGGTCGCCTGGCTGCTGCACCGCCTCACCGCACCGCTGTGGCGTGCTCGTACGCCCGGGCTGTCCCACAGTCGCGGGTAG
- a CDS encoding alpha/beta hydrolase, with translation MRKSSRWAAVVASLMVAVVGTSGVAHADDLKAAQISKSSKLSPERTDIWVNSPAMGGKVKVSVLTPRYGSGPRSTVYLLDGADAGEDVSDWITKGRAGKFFADKNVNVVLPTGGAGSFYTNWVHRDAKIGKPQWETFLAKELPPLIDAKFDGTGRNAVIGLSMGGQSAFTLAFRHPSLYSGIASLSGCPPVSGPVNESYVRTTVAKSGGDATNMWGPFGSANWDAHDPSRHLDKLRGKNIFISAGSGAVGPLDLTAPYDPKDGPRSAVTAAGSALELGAWRCSLEFAATLRANNVPFTDGFRVIGTHNWVYWERDLPVAWPTISQGL, from the coding sequence ATGCGGAAGTCGAGCCGTTGGGCGGCGGTGGTCGCCTCACTGATGGTCGCTGTGGTCGGTACCTCGGGGGTGGCGCACGCCGACGACCTCAAGGCAGCGCAGATCTCGAAGTCGTCGAAGCTGAGCCCGGAGCGCACCGACATCTGGGTGAATTCACCGGCCATGGGCGGCAAGGTCAAGGTGTCGGTGCTGACCCCTCGCTACGGCAGCGGTCCGCGCTCCACCGTGTACTTGCTCGACGGGGCAGACGCCGGCGAGGACGTCAGTGACTGGATCACCAAGGGCCGGGCGGGCAAGTTCTTCGCCGACAAGAACGTCAACGTTGTCCTGCCCACCGGCGGTGCCGGCAGTTTCTACACCAATTGGGTGCATCGCGACGCCAAGATCGGCAAGCCCCAGTGGGAGACCTTTCTCGCCAAGGAGTTGCCGCCGCTGATCGACGCCAAGTTCGACGGCACCGGCCGCAACGCCGTCATCGGGCTCTCGATGGGTGGCCAGTCGGCCTTCACGCTGGCGTTCCGGCATCCGAGTCTCTACTCGGGGATCGCGTCGCTGAGCGGATGCCCGCCGGTGTCCGGCCCGGTGAACGAGAGCTATGTGCGCACCACCGTCGCGAAGTCCGGTGGTGACGCCACCAACATGTGGGGCCCGTTCGGCTCCGCCAACTGGGACGCGCACGACCCCAGCAGGCACCTCGACAAGCTGCGCGGCAAGAACATCTTCATCTCCGCGGGCTCGGGGGCGGTCGGCCCGCTGGACCTCACCGCGCCCTACGACCCGAAGGACGGCCCACGGTCGGCCGTCACCGCCGCCGGCTCGGCGCTGGAACTCGGTGCATGGCGCTGCTCGCTCGAGTTCGCCGCGACCCTGCGCGCGAACAACGTCCCCTTCACCGACGGATTCCGGGTGATCGGTACCCACAACTGGGTCTACTGGGAGCGGGATCTGCCGGTGGCCTGGCCGACCATCTCGCAGGGCCTCTAG
- the hisC gene encoding histidinol-phosphate transaminase, with amino-acid sequence MTLRIRPDLDDLPVYVPGKTFPGAVKLASNEVTEGPLPSVLDAIVAAAGSANRYPDNGMVELTANLAKNLGVTEDQVQVGCGSVILCQNLITITSGPGDEVLFGWRSFETYPLATRVTGATPVQVPLTADLTYDLPAMAAAITDRTRLIFVCNPNNPTGTVVEADALREFLRAVPSDIIVALDEAYFEYLRLGPTQAYDAVELCREFGNLVVLRTFSKAYGLAGLRVGYAIGDPEVITALGKVHVPFSVNSLAQHAALACLEAGDELLARTDAVVSERTRVTGRLRDLGYRVPDSQANFVWLELGDATMDFAGAAVEAGVVVRPFAEDGVRVTVTNPAEDDIFLRFAEQWRQKA; translated from the coding sequence GTGACCCTGCGCATCCGTCCAGACCTCGACGATCTGCCCGTCTACGTGCCCGGCAAGACCTTTCCCGGCGCCGTGAAGCTGGCGAGCAACGAGGTCACCGAAGGGCCGCTGCCCAGCGTCCTCGACGCGATCGTCGCGGCCGCCGGGTCGGCGAACCGCTATCCCGACAACGGCATGGTCGAGCTGACCGCCAACCTGGCGAAGAACCTCGGGGTGACCGAAGATCAGGTGCAGGTGGGCTGCGGCTCGGTGATCCTCTGCCAGAACCTGATCACCATCACCAGTGGGCCCGGTGACGAGGTGTTGTTCGGGTGGCGGTCCTTCGAGACGTATCCGCTCGCGACACGGGTGACGGGCGCGACCCCGGTCCAGGTGCCGCTGACCGCCGATCTCACCTACGACCTCCCGGCGATGGCCGCGGCGATCACCGACCGCACGCGACTGATCTTCGTCTGCAACCCGAACAATCCGACCGGCACCGTCGTCGAGGCGGACGCATTGCGGGAGTTCCTGCGCGCTGTCCCCTCCGACATCATCGTGGCGCTCGACGAGGCGTATTTCGAATACCTGCGGCTCGGCCCCACACAGGCCTACGACGCCGTGGAGCTCTGCCGCGAGTTCGGCAACCTGGTGGTGCTGCGGACGTTCTCCAAGGCCTATGGGCTGGCCGGACTGCGGGTCGGCTACGCGATCGGCGATCCCGAGGTGATCACCGCACTCGGCAAGGTGCACGTCCCGTTCTCGGTGAACAGCCTGGCCCAGCACGCCGCGTTGGCGTGCCTCGAGGCCGGGGACGAGTTGCTGGCGCGGACCGACGCCGTGGTGTCCGAACGCACCCGGGTGACCGGGCGACTGCGGGACCTCGGCTATCGCGTGCCCGATTCGCAGGCCAATTTCGTCTGGCTCGAACTCGGCGACGCGACGATGGATTTCGCCGGGGCAGCCGTCGAGGCCGGAGTGGTGGTGCGGCCGTTCGCCGAGGACGGCGTCCGGGTCACGGTCACCAATCCCGCCGAGGACGACATCTTCCTGCGCTTCGCGGAGCAGTGGCGCCAGAAGGCGTGA
- a CDS encoding bile acid:sodium symporter family protein has product MESSFATVGLPIALAVIMFGLGLSLSVADFGRVAKNPRAVAIILGCQVVLLPLIGFGLAIAFGLQPLLAVGLMTLAAAPGGTVANLYSHLFHGDVALNITLTALNSILALVTLPIVVNLSVAWFLDSADNLGVQPTKMLQVFALVLIPVALGMFVRARASTVAARADRPVRIASVVLIVVVVLGALLGEDRALEYAAEAGAVTAIFCALSLTIGYVVPRLAGLSAAQCIAGGFEIGLHNATLALAVTLTVLDSSEMSVAPAVYGIVMFPLAILFGVVVTRIGRIRTTAEAP; this is encoded by the coding sequence ATGGAATCGTCGTTCGCGACAGTCGGGCTGCCGATCGCCCTGGCCGTCATCATGTTCGGGCTGGGTCTGTCGCTCTCGGTCGCCGACTTCGGGCGCGTCGCGAAGAATCCCCGCGCGGTCGCGATCATCCTCGGCTGCCAGGTCGTGCTGCTCCCGCTGATCGGCTTCGGCCTCGCGATCGCCTTCGGTCTGCAACCCCTGCTCGCCGTCGGCCTGATGACCCTCGCCGCCGCACCGGGTGGCACCGTCGCGAACCTCTACAGTCATCTGTTCCACGGAGACGTTGCCCTCAACATCACCCTGACGGCCCTCAACTCGATCCTCGCGCTCGTCACATTGCCGATCGTGGTCAATCTCTCGGTGGCCTGGTTTCTCGATTCCGCCGACAACCTCGGTGTGCAGCCGACCAAGATGCTCCAGGTCTTCGCCCTGGTGCTGATCCCGGTGGCGCTGGGCATGTTCGTGCGCGCCCGTGCCTCGACCGTCGCCGCCCGCGCCGACCGTCCGGTACGGATCGCCTCGGTGGTCCTGATCGTGGTGGTGGTCCTCGGCGCACTGCTCGGCGAGGACCGGGCGTTGGAGTACGCCGCCGAGGCCGGCGCGGTGACCGCGATCTTCTGTGCCCTGTCGCTCACGATCGGATACGTGGTCCCCAGACTTGCGGGTCTGTCCGCCGCGCAGTGCATCGCAGGCGGGTTCGAGATCGGATTGCACAACGCGACCCTCGCGCTCGCCGTCACGCTCACCGTGCTCGACAGCTCGGAGATGTCGGTGGCCCCGGCCGTCTACGGGATCGTGATGTTCCCCCTCGCGATCCTCTTCGGCGTGGTGGTCACGAGGATCGGGCGGATTCGGACGACCGCCGAGGCCCCCTGA